From Juglans regia cultivar Chandler chromosome 8, Walnut 2.0, whole genome shotgun sequence, the proteins below share one genomic window:
- the LOC108979297 gene encoding zinc finger CCCH domain-containing protein 6-like, translating to MKRSRNTKSVSWAPGVKLCQVKLFSLEDYPAEVGLRSEDHLQSRTSWMLHSENMESNNFPPGFEGSPFEKHLKKEPIQARRLKWKCPPKFFMSHNWQVVAGEESKEVEAQKIRETRVLEAVYPRPSAIPPSPSVSRDIESEHYDDSLTPIVPTNPIEEEESAVIPSNLTLPMNNTLVCPQPLASETMNSPTPKCSDPGAPTIEKPAHEILPKVGTDMIAAASTTLATLMKTNQQGSLIDTDLLIKILSDPKMIQKLIADHPPPVNPVSLPLANRVSEPANTGTAPVNVSKPVTPTVYPTVSKPDIQRPGNGSLYQVPNGVRPTLNNTLPPHPDNGMKPVVPSLALSCPEPNKVLPTKQANGNLYGGPLNQVRPALSAMPAQPIKAPISSFTAMEAKPVKDANYYKNLIRQHGGEKQEPREQHMLGQKGEHHSLVQNIKHGEMKPKSKKRCIYFNGPKGCRNGVSCPFQHDVSYQWRTGSSIIEEFPSAKRMRLGGEITGGI from the exons ATGAAGCGGTCGAGGAATACGAAGAGTGTTTCGTGGGCTCCTGGAGTTAAGCTTTGTCAG GTAAAACTGTTTTCATTGGAGGATTATCCTGCAGAAGTTGGGCTGAGATCAGAAGATCATCTTCAATCAAGGACATCATGGAtgctgcattctgaaaatatgGAATCTAATAATTTTCCACCTGGGTTTGAAGGCAGTCCGTTTGAGAAACATTTGAAGAAAGAACCTATCCAAGCCCGTCGTTTGAAATGGAAATGCCCTCCCAAG TTTTTTATGAGTCACAACTGGCAAGTTGTAGCCGGTGAAGAAAGCAAAGAGGTGGAGGCTCAAAAGATAAGGGAAACGAGAGTGCTCGAAGCCGTTTATCCACGCCCTTCGGCCATTCCTCctag TCCATCTGTTTCTAGGGACATAGAAAGCGAACATTATGATGATAGCCTCACTCCCATAGTCCCCACAAATccaattgaagaagaagagtctGCAGTCATACCATCCAATTTGACACTACCCATGAACAACACCCTTGTTTGCCCACAGCCATTGGCATCTGAAACTATGAACTCTCCAACTCCAAAATGCTCTGACCCTGGGGCACCTACCATTGAGAAACCTGCCCATGAAATTTTACCCAAGGTAGGCACAGACATGATTGCCGCGGCTTCTACTACTTTGGCCACACTCATGAAAACCAACCAGCAGGGTAGCTTGATTGATACTGATTTGCTCATTAAAATCCTTAGCGACCCAAAAATGATCCAGAAATTGATTGCCGATCATCCTCCACCAGTAAATCCGGTAAGCCTCCCTCTCGCCAATAGAGTAAGTGAACCTGCCAATACAGGAACTGCACCCGTGAATGTGTCTAAGCCGGTAACTCCAACGGTATATCCAACTGTCTCAAAACCTGATATACAAAGGCCTGGTAATGGATCCTTGTACCAAGTTCCCAACGGGGTGAGACCTACTCTGAATAATACACTTCCTCCCCATCCAGACAATGGTATGAAGCCAGTAGTTCCATCACTTGCCTTGTCCTGCCCCGAACCCAACAAAGTCCTACCGACGAAGCAGGCAAACGGAAATCTTTACGGCGGACCATTGAATCAGGTTCGACCCGCATTAAGTGCAATGCCTGCACAACCAATTAAAGCTCCAATATCTAGTTTCACGGCCATGGAAGCTAAACCTGTTAAGGATGCAAACTACTATAAGAACCTCATTAGGCAACATGGAGGAGAAAAGCAAGAACCTCGGGAACAACATATGCTTGGACAAAAGGGTGAACATCATAGCCTCGTACAAAATATTAAACATGGAGAAATGAAACCTAAGAGTAAAAAACGTTGCATATACTTTAATGGCCCAAAGGGTTGCCGAAACGGCGTTAGTTGTCCATTCCAGCACGACGTGTCGTACCAGTGGCGGACGGGTAGTAGTATTATAGAGGAGTTCCCGAGTGCGAAGAGAATGAGACTGGGTGGGGAAATTACTGGAGGGatatag